From the Choloepus didactylus isolate mChoDid1 chromosome 22, mChoDid1.pri, whole genome shotgun sequence genome, one window contains:
- the LOC119518643 gene encoding non-histone chromosomal protein HMG-14-like, producing the protein MPKRKVSSADGAGKEEPKRRLARLSAKPAPAKVEAKPKKAAGKDKSSDKKVQPKGKRGAKGKQAEMANQETKDLPAENGETKNEDSPASDEAGEKEAKSD; encoded by the coding sequence ATGCCCAAGAGGAAGGTCAGCTCGGCCGACGGCGCGGGGAAGGAGGAGCCCAAGAGGAGGTTGGCGAGGCTGTCAGCTAAGCCTGCTCCTGCAAAAGTGGAAGCGAAGCCAAAAAAGGCAGCGGGAAAGGATAAGTCTTCAGACAAAAAAGTgcaaccaaaaggaaaaagaggagcaaagggaAAGCAAGCTGAAATGGCTAACCAAGAAACTAAAGATTTacctgcagaaaatggagaaactaaaaatgaagacAGTCCAGCCTCtgatgaagcaggagagaaagaagccaagtctGATTAA